The window TGTTGCTGCCTCCCGCTGCAGAAGAAGCCCCATTGCCGGAACCTCCATTATTGCCGCAAGCCTGAAGCACCAGCATGATCATGACCACACTGGCAAGCAGTGCCAGGCGAATCCCTTTTTTTCGTCCACCTTGAATCTCTCTGTACGTTTTCATTACTCTTCTCCCCCTTAGTTTCTGTTGGATGATTGGCCTTGCTTGTATGTTGTTCCGCCCAGTTGGTTCCGCCAGGTTCCTAGAACCCGGCTCTGGCCGCCAATTTGTACATAAAGTCGTGACTTGCCACCGGCTGTCTGCCTTTGCCCCAGCCTACCTTCTCCCTGTATCCGCCGAGCAGTCCCTGCTGCTCCAGTACCTCCTCGGTCACACCGGTCACACCTTCAGAATCCGGCGCGACATACAGGGCATCCACCGGACAATACAGCTCGCACATGAAGCAGGTCTGGCAGTCGCTCTGCCGGGCGATGACGGGAATTCCGCCCTCCACCCGGTCAAACACATTCGTCGGGCAGACGGATACACACTGATTGCACTCTACACACCTGGCAGCGCTGATGACTTCAATCACAACAATACACTCTCCTTCGCAACCTCTTCTGTCTTCACCCATACCTGATCCAGTCCGCCGCTGATCAGGCGGTGATGCTGGCCGTGATCTGTTTCTTTGTAATCCTCGCGTTTATGCATGCCCC of the Paenibacillus pedocola genome contains:
- a CDS encoding ferredoxin family protein, yielding MIEVISAARCVECNQCVSVCPTNVFDRVEGGIPVIARQSDCQTCFMCELYCPVDALYVAPDSEGVTGVTEEVLEQQGLLGGYREKVGWGKGRQPVASHDFMYKLAARAGF